CCCTGTCGAGCTGGAACCCTTTGGAGGACGTCTTCTCCTGCACGTAGTAGTCCCCGTAGGGCATCCTCCCCGTGCCGGCGCGCCCGTTCTCGTCCGTCGTGATCGAGCACACCCACTCGCCCGACGCCTTGAACACGTCGTAGACGGCCCCTGCGAGGGAATAGCACGGGTTGCCGTCCGTGACGCCCGGATCGGAGCTCTCCTTCACCAGCTCGATGAAGCCGCCCAAGGGGGCGGACTTGAGCCATGCGATGCACTGGCTGCCGTTGCCCCGGGTGACCCCGACGGTGGCCTGCCGGGCGCAGTCGCGCAGGGCCTCGACCGCCTCGGGCGCGACGCCGTCGACCGCGTCCCCGTCGACGATCGCCGAGCAGAGCTCGTGGAAGGCCCTGCTCTGCTCCTCCCATTCGCCGCGGTTGCTGGTCCCGTTGAAGGGGTCGCACCATCCGTTCCATGCCTGGGCGAACACGTAGGAGAGCATGACGTGCAGCCGCGCGTAGTAGCTGTCGTCCTCGTTGTGCATCGAGAGGCAGCGCCTGGTCTGCTGCCAGAGCGGCGAGGCAACCTCGGCCACGTCGTTGCGGCTCCCGTAGCCTTCCCCGACCGCGTGCTCCGCGAGTATCATGGCCGTGCATATGATCGCCGCGCCCCTGCTGTCCGACCCCTTGGTCTCGTCGTAGGCGTACCGTCCGTCGGGGGTGCCGAGGTTGGGCTGGGTGCAGAAGGCGAGGTGCCCGTCCGCCCTGAAGTAGTTCGTCCCGAACCCGTCGTAGAGCTCGGAGCCCGTGTTCGACACCGTCACGGAGCTGTCCGCCCGCGCCGCCGGGGGAAAGGCCGCCCCCTGCAGCGCGACGATAAGCGCGAGCGCCGCGGCGGCCAGCCCGCGCGCCCTCCTCCCGCGCTCCCTCGGCGAGCGCCTATGCGCCGTTCCCGCTTCCGTCCGTTCCATTGCCCTCTCCTTTCCTGCCGTCGTTCTCGATGCTCACGGCCGACGCCACCAGCGTCGCGTGGTACGCGCTCGACCCGTCCGCGCCGACGCTGCGCCTGCTGCGGATCCTGCCGACGAGGCAGACCCTGTCGCCGGGGGCGACCCCGGCGAACCTCTCCGGGGCGTCGGGCGCGTAGTACGAGCAGTTGAAGTAGTCCCTCTGCGGCGCGGCCGAGCTCCCGTCGTCCCGCTCGGTGACGGCGACGACGCGGACGTTGGCGACCGGGACGCCGCCACCCGTCGCTCCGAACGTGGGCTCCGCGGTGACCGTTCCCGACACGACCGCGAGGTTCTCGTCCCTCATGATTCGCCGCCCCCCTTCGCCTCGGAGGCGCCCTTCCTCTTGAAGGCCGGCCTGCCCTGGCCGCGCCGTCTCGGCGCGAGCTCGCCGCAGAAGGGGCCCATGTCGGGCAGGTCCGCCTCCACGTCCAGCAAATCGGGAGAGTGGGGCATGGCGGCCCACCTGAGCCCTTCGGCCTTGAGCGCGTCCTTCAGGAACGAGGCCGTGCGGTCCATGGCCTTGGCGTTGGAGTCGGCGAAGGCCCAGACCGACGACGAGGCGGCGTCGCGCGGGGCCTCCGACGCGAACCTCTTCAGGTCGGCGGCCTCGGGCAGGGACGTGCCCGTCACGATAACGCGGGCGTCCGCGAGGTTGAAGGCCGCGATGTTGGGCTCCGGCACGTCGCGGCCGTAGTAGAGGACCGCGCAGTCGACCACGACCGCATCGTAGTCGCCCTTCGCGGCGCTCGGCGCGCAGCCGCGGAAGACGTCGACGCCCCGGAGCCTGAAGCGGTCCTCGGCCCTCGCAACCACGCTCGAGGCGTACAGCGCCCACTCGTCGCCGTCGGAGAGCACGAGCGCGCACCTCGCCTTCTGCGCGGCGAGCCAGAAGGCGCAGGCGAAGGCGGCGTGCGTGACCCCCGCTCCCGGGCGCACCCCGGCTACCGCGAGCGTACGCTTGCGTGGTGCGGGCCTGGGCCTCGCGCCATCGGCGAGCGCGGAGGCGACGGCCTCGGCGGCCGCCTCGGCCGCGACTTCCCGGATCTCCTCCCTCGCGAGGGAGGACCTTCGCGGCGAGCAGCCCGTAGTCCACGAACTCCGCCGTCGGCGCGTCCTCGGCGCCTTCCCTCCCCCCGGCCAGCGCCGCCGCAGGCTCCGGCTCCCAGGATCCTCGGAGGCCTCGCGCGCGGGAGGCGCCGGGGGCAGGGAGGGGCGCGGGCGCCTCTTGCGGCCGAACGGCGGGCCGCTTGGGCCTGCGGCGGGCAGGCGCCTCCTCCGCCCACCCCGCGACGTCGGACGGCAGCGCCGGGGCCTCGATCCTGCGCGGCAGCACCGTCCTTGTGACGTGGCCGGCGGAAGGCACGACGATGTCGCGGACCCCCGCGGCGACGAGCCTTCCGAGGTACGGGTCGTCGGCCGGCCTGGACGGCGACGCGAGGAACACGATTCTCATGGTGCCCTCCGGGCTGAACACGTAGTCCAGGACGCCTTCCTCGGAAGGTCCGCCCTCCGGCATCGACTCGTCGTCCACCACCGCGACGGCGAACCCTCGTCGCGCGAGGGCCGAGAGCGTCGAGGCGACGTCGGCGCCCTCCGTCCAGGCGAGAACCGCCGCGGGGCCGAATCTCCCCATGGCCCCCGTCACCTCGCCCGCCCTCTCGGGGGCTGCGAGGACCGCCACGGCATCGTTTCCCATATCGTTCTCCTTCCGGTTGCAGCTACATAGGCTCGAGTATCACGAGCTGGGGGTAGGGCGCCTTCGCGACGAGCGACTTCAGGAGCTCGAGGGGGATGTCGAGCTTCGCCTCGCCGGCGTCCTCGATCTCCGACCACGTGGCGCTGCGGGAGCCGGGGTCGGCCAGGTACGCCGTCCGCCCGTCCTCCGACAGGCCGGCCCACACGACGAAATGCCCCGACGTGGCGAAGGCGTAGCCCTCCGATGGCCCCGAGGAGGCGATGTTGGCGATCGCGCAGCCCCCGCGCCCGATGGCGTCCGCCGCAGCCTCCCAGTCGCCCTCCTGCGCGTACTGCGCGTGGTAGCCCCTCAGCCCGAACTCCTCGGAGGCGCCGGGGATCTGCGAGGGGTAGAGCAGGTTCGCGGAGTCGAGGACGCCCCGCTCCCGTCCCATGGAGAGCACCGTCAAGGGGTCGATCGAGCGGTCGCCCGAGTAGGTCGCCCACACCATGGCGAGGCATGTCGTGCCGCATCCCGACGAGCCGATCGTCCCGCCTCCCACCAGGTAGTCGGGGCTCTGCCATTGGGGGTCGCCCTGGTTGTAGTAGACCCACTCGCCCTGGAACGCCGGCGGGCCGCCGGAGACGAGCTCGTAGAAGGCGCGCTCGCTGAACGTGATGCGCCCGGCGGCGTCGACCTCGACGGATCTGAGCGCCCGCAGGTAGGAGCCTGCGAGCTCCTGCTTCTCGGAGGCGGTGAACAGCGGGTCGGCCCACGCCTCGGAGCCGGGCTCTCCGGGCGCGCCCTCGGGGGGCCGCGAGAGCCAGTCGAGCACCTCCTCGAGCTCGGCCGCGTAGCGGCTCGCGTACGCCTGCGGGGCGTTGCCCGGAGGGTTCGCGATCATGGCTCCGCAGAGCGCCCTGGCCACTTCCTCGTCGCTCATCGAGTCGTCGAGGGCAGCCGCCTCGAAGTAGCGCCGCGCCCCTCCGGGCCCGTTGAGGTTCACGAGCCCGCACACCAGCCCCTTGACGCAGTCGCGCCGGGACGGCAGCGACGCGAAGCCCATCTCGCCGAGCAGCCGCTCTCCGGGCAGGTAGTAGCTATCGTACTCGTAGCGGTCCTGGAGCTCGGCGAAGAGCGCCGGGTCGGCCGCGTAGGCGGCGATCCAGGACCTCTCGAGCGCCGGGTCGCCCTGGGCGATGGGGCCTGCGGACCACGGCTCCAGCATCGGGAAGGCCCCGGGGGCCTCGGAGAGGCAGAAGGCTATGAAGCCGTCGAGCCCGTATCGGCGGTCGAACTGGTAGTAGCCGAGGGCGTTGCCGCCGTCGCCCCAGCCTCCTCCGTAGTCGGCGCTCTCGTGGGCGGCGTAGTACTTGAACTCCTGCGAGAGCGATCCGAGCTCCGCCCCGCCGGACGAGGCGAACATGTCCGCGAACGTCCGGCACGAGACGCGCCAGTACGTGCTCGCCACCTCCTCGGTCCACCTCCAGACGCCCGCCTCCTCGTCGAAGGAGGCCCCGAGGCCCTCGGCCCCGTCGGGCTCGTCCGCGCTCTCGCGCGGGACCAGGTCGACACGCGTCTGCCGGACGGCCTTGAGGGCGCGCTCATGGACCGCCTCGTAGCGCGCCCTGTTCGACTCGACGAGGCCGAAGTCGTTGCCGGACATCGCGCTGTCGAGCGCCCAGAGCCACTGCCAGCTGGGAAGCTCGTAGACGCTCGATCCCTCCTCGTCCGGCCAGCGCCCGCGCGCCCACCGCTCGAGCCTCTCCTGCTCCTCGGAGTAGTGCCGGACGCGGTCCGCCTCGATGCCCCCGCCCCGCACCCCGAGGAGCACCGACCCGCCGCCCGCGTCGGCGAAGCGCCCGCCGGCCGCGTCGGTCGCGACGTCCCACAGGCCGATGGGCGCGCTCAAGAGCGCGAACCCGGCAAGGATCGGGAGCGCCGCGGCCCCCGCCGCGAGCGCCGCGAGGCCGCCGGCGCGCCCTCCCTCCGCGGACGGCGAGAGCAGCGAGGACAGGGCGCCGAGGGCCTTCGCGACTGCCGGGACGCCCATCTCAGCGACCCCCTCCCTTGCCGAACAGGCCGCGCTCGTAGTCGTCGAGCTCGTTCTTCATCCAGATGCTCGAGGATCCGACGCGGGCGAAGAAGCCGCCTTTGTCGAGGCGCTCGATCTTGAGGACGGTCTCCTCGGGCAGGTGGAGCAGCCGCGCCGCGTCCTCCAGGTTCTTGCCGTCGGTCTGCCCGACGAACCGGTAGGTCGCCTGGTCGAACATCGCCTGGCCGGCGGTCTCGTCCAG
Above is a genomic segment from Raoultibacter phocaeensis containing:
- a CDS encoding single-stranded DNA-binding protein, whose product is MRDENLAVVSGTVTAEPTFGATGGGVPVANVRVVAVTERDDGSSAAPQRDYFNCSYYAPDAPERFAGVAPGDRVCLVGRIRSRRSVGADGSSAYHATLVASAVSIENDGRKGEGNGTDGSGNGA
- a CDS encoding C39 family peptidase gives rise to the protein MGVPAVAKALGALSSLLSPSAEGGRAGGLAALAAGAAALPILAGFALLSAPIGLWDVATDAAGGRFADAGGGSVLLGVRGGGIEADRVRHYSEEQERLERWARGRWPDEEGSSVYELPSWQWLWALDSAMSGNDFGLVESNRARYEAVHERALKAVRQTRVDLVPRESADEPDGAEGLGASFDEEAGVWRWTEEVASTYWRVSCRTFADMFASSGGAELGSLSQEFKYYAAHESADYGGGWGDGGNALGYYQFDRRYGLDGFIAFCLSEAPGAFPMLEPWSAGPIAQGDPALERSWIAAYAADPALFAELQDRYEYDSYYLPGERLLGEMGFASLPSRRDCVKGLVCGLVNLNGPGGARRYFEAAALDDSMSDEEVARALCGAMIANPPGNAPQAYASRYAAELEEVLDWLSRPPEGAPGEPGSEAWADPLFTASEKQELAGSYLRALRSVEVDAAGRITFSERAFYELVSGGPPAFQGEWVYYNQGDPQWQSPDYLVGGGTIGSSGCGTTCLAMVWATYSGDRSIDPLTVLSMGRERGVLDSANLLYPSQIPGASEEFGLRGYHAQYAQEGDWEAAADAIGRGGCAIANIASSGPSEGYAFATSGHFVVWAGLSEDGRTAYLADPGSRSATWSEIEDAGEAKLDIPLELLKSLVAKAPYPQLVILEPM